The Halomonas sp. THAF5a genome segment GGCGGCTCCAAGGGGCGCGAGGTCTCCACCACCATGGCCTTCGTGCGCGTCCTGAACGGCCTGGTCAAGGACAAGCAGATCGGCAAGCGGGTGGTACCGATCATCCCCGACGAGGCGCGCACCTTCGGCATGGAGGGCATGTTCCGCCAGCTCGGCATCTACACCTCGGAAGGGCAGAAGTACGAGCCGGTCGACAAGGGCCAGATCATGTTCTATCGCGAGGATCAGAAGGGCCAGATCCTCGAGGAGGGCATCACCGAGGCCGGCGCCATGTCGGCGTGGATCGCCGCCGCCACCTCCTACTCGAACAACGCCACGACCCTGCTGCCGTTCTACGTCTACTACTCGATGTTCGGCTTCCAGCGCATCGGCGACCTGGCCTGGGCCGCCGGCGACATGCAGGCCCGCGGCTTCCTGGTCGGCGGCACCGCCGGTCGCACCACCCTGAACGGCGAGGGGCTGCAGCACCAGGACGGCCACAGCCACCTGCAGGCGTCGATGATCCCGAACTGCCGCAGCTACGACCCGACCTACGCCCATGAGGTCGCGGTGATCGTCCAGGACGGCCTGAAGCGTATGTTCACCGACAAGGAGAACTGCTTCTACTACCTGACGGTGATGAACGAGAACTACGAGCAGCCGGCGCTCGAGGAAGTGCCCGCCGAGGACATCATCAAGGGCATGTACCTGCTGCGCGAGACCCAGGGCAAGAAGGGCCGCGTGCAGCTGATGGGCTGCGGCACCATCCTGCGCGAGGTCGAGGCCGCCGCCGAGATGCTCGCCGAGGAGTGGGGCGTGGGCGCCGATATCTGGAGCGTCACCAGCTTCAACGAGCTGCGTCGCGAGGCCCTGGAGATCGACCGCCAGGCCTTCATCAACCCCGAGGCCGAGGTGGGCAAGCCCCACGTCACCGCCTGCCTGGAGGGTCGCGAGGGTCCGGCCATCGTCTCCACCGACTACATGAAGCTGTTCGCCGACCAGGTCCGCGCCTGGGTGCCGACCGACTACCATGTACTGGGCACCGACGGTTACGGCCGCTCCGACACCCGCGAGAAGCTCCGTCACTTCTTCGAGGTCGACCGTCGCTTCGTCACCGTGGCCGCGCTCAAGGCGCTGGCCGACCGCGGCGAGCTGGATCGCAAGGTCGTCGGCGAGGCGCTCAAGAAGTACGGCATCGATCCGGCCAAGCCCAACCCGCTTGCGGTGTGAGGCGTCGCCCGAGCGATTCGGTGACATGGCGGGCCCGCGGGCCCGCCCCCGTCAAGAGTTTGAAGGAGCGCGACCTTGAGTAGCGAAATCATCAAAGTTCCGGACATCGGTGGTGATACCGATGTCGAGATCATCGAGATCGCGGTGGCCGAGGGCGACGTCATCGCCCCCGAGGACACCCTGATCACGCTGGAGTCCGACAAGGCCAGCATGGACGTGCCGGCGCCCAAGGGTGGCAAGGTGCTGAAGGTCCTCGTCAAGGAGGGCGATACCGTCTCCGAGGGCGACGACATCGTCGAGATCGAGGCCGAGGGCGGCGGCGACGCCGATGCCGGTGGCCAGGAAGAGGCCGAGCCGGCTTCCGAGCCCGAGCAGGCCGCCGAGCCGGCGCCCGCGCCGGAGAAGCCCGCGGCCAAGAGCGGCGGCGGCACGCAGACCGTGGAGATCAAGGTGCCCGACCTCGGCGGCTCCGCCGACGTCGAGATCATCGAGGTGGCGGTGGCCGAGGGCGACCGGGTCGATGTCGAAGACACCCTGATCACCCTGGAGTCCGACAAGGCCTCCATGGACGTGCCGAGCCCCCAGGGCGGCAAGATCGTCAGCCTGACCGTCAAGGAGGGCGATACCGTCTCCGAGGGCGACGTCATCGGCACCATGGAGGTGGAAGGCGAAGGCGGCGGTGAGGCCGCGCCCGCCGAGTCGGCGCCTGCGCCGGCCCAGAGCGCCCCCGAGGCCCCGGCCGAGGAAGAGCCGGTCAGCACCGGCGGCGCACCGGAGCGCAAGGAGGTCCGCGTGCCGGACCTCTCCGGTTCCGCCGACGTGCCGATCATCGAGATCGCCGCCAGCGCCGGCGACGAGGTCGACGAGGAGGATCCGCTGATCACCCTGGAGTCCGACAAGGCCTCCATGGACGTGCCCAGCCCCTACAAGGGCAAGCTGCTCGAGCTGACCGTCAAGGAGGGCGATACCGTCTCCGAGGGCGACCTGATCGGCTATATCGAGGTGGCCGGCACTCCGGTGGCCGGCACTCCGGTGGCCGGCACTCCGGTGGCCGGCAGCAAGCCCGTGGCCCAGCCGGCGGCGACGGCGCCCGAGCAGAAGGCGGAGCAGCCGTCTCAGAAGGCTGAGGCTCCGGCCGCCAAGGCCTCCGGCACCCCCGCCGGCTCGCCGAGCCCCGAGGCGCAGATGGCCGCCCACAAGCCGCGCGACGGCAAGCTGGTGCACGCCGGTCCGGCGGTGCGCATGCTGGCCCGCGAGCTGGGCGTCGACCTGGGGCTGGTCACGCCCAGCGGCCCCAAGGAGCGCGTGCTCAAGGAGGACGTCCACGCCTACGTCAAGCAGGTCATGGAACGCCAGGCCCAGGCGCCCGCCGCGGCGGCCCCGGCCGCCGCCGGCGGCGGCATCCCGCCGATCCCGGACCAGGACTTCAGCCAGTTCGGCGAGGTGGAAGAGAAGCCCATGGGCCGCCTGATGAAGATGGGCGCCACCAACCTGCACCGCAGCTGGGTCAACCTGCCCCACGTCACCCAGTTCGACGAGGCGGACATCAGCGAGCTGGAGGCCTTCCGCAAGTCGATGAAGGCCGAGGCCGAGGCCCAGGGCGCCAAGCTCACGCCGCTGCCCTTCCTGATCAAGGCCTGCGCCTTCGCGCTGCGCAAGTACCCGCAGTTCAACGTCAGCCTGAAGAGCGACGGCGAGACGGTGGTGCACAAGAAGTACGTGCACATCGGCATCGCCGTGGACACCCCGGACGGCCTGATGGTGCCGGTGATCCGCAACGCCGACCGGAAGTCGCTGATCGAGCTGGCCAAGGAGTCGGTGGAGCTGGCCGGCAAGGCGCAGTCGAAGAAGCTCAAGCGCGACGAGATGACCGGCGGCTGCTTCACCATCTCGAGCCTGGGCTCCATCGGCGGCACCGCCTTCACACCGATCGTCAACGCCCCGGAGGTCGCCATCCTCGGCATCTCCAAGGCGCAGATGAAGCCGGTATGGGACGGCGCGGCCTTCCAGCCGCGGCTGATGATGCCGCTGAGCCTCTCCTACGACCACCGGGCGGTCAACGGCGCGGATGCCGCGCGCTTCACCGCCTTCCTGGGACAGGTGCTCACGGATATCCGTCGCCTGCTGCTGTAAGACGCACCGCGTCCGCCCTGCGCGAGCCGGGCGGATGCGATGCGCATTCGCCCCACGCAACGGCGCCGCAAGGCGCCGTTGGTGTTTTCCGGGGGGCGTGACACACGAGGGCGACCAAAGTGCAACTCGGCCACAGTCACTTGATGCCACACTCTTTTTTCCTGTCCTGGCAGGAAGAATCGAGCCCCGTCGCTTGTCTGGGCCGGGCGGCGCGGTTATCGTTCGCTTCTTACTTTTCTTCACCTCTTCGCAACACACATTTCCAAGGAGCAGTCAGATGCGTTTGATCCTGTTGGGGGCCCCGGGTGCCGGCAAGGGTACTCAGGCCCAGTTCATCTGCGAACGGTTCAACATTCCGCAGATCTCCACCGGCGACATGCTGCGCGCCGCGGTGAAGGAGGGCAGCGAGCTGGGGCTCAAGGTCAAGGAGATCATGAACAGCGGCGGCCTGGTGTCCGACGACATCATCATCGCCCTGGTCAAGGAGCGCATCAGCCAGCCCGACTGTGCCAACGGCTTCCTCTTCGACGGCTTCCCGCGCACCATCCCGCAGGCCCAGGCCATGCGCGATGCCGAGGTGAGGATCGACCATGTGCTGGAGATCGCCGTCGATGACGAGGAGATCGTCAAGCGCCTGGCCGGCCGCCGCGTCCACCCGGGCTCCGGTCGCGTCTACCACCTCGAGTACCAGCCGCCCAAGGAGGAGGGCAAGGACGATGTCACCGGCGAGGCGCTGATCCAGCGCGACGACGACCGGGAATCCACGGTGCGCAACCGCCTGGCGGTCTACCACGAGCAGACCGCGCCGCTGGTCGACTACTACCAGCAGTGGGCCAAGGAAGCCCCCGAGGCGGCCCCGGCCTACCATCGGGTCGAGGGCGTGGGCAGCATCGACGACATCACCGGCCAGGTGATCGAGGCCCTCGAGGGCTGAGCCCCGGCCGCGTCTCCCCGTGCTTGGCACGTCGCCGAAGGCCCGCATTCGCGGGCCTTCGTCGTTGGCGGCGTCGCGCGTATAATGCGGCGACACTTCCGCCACGACGTGATGCCCCATGCCGATCCTGCTGGCCCTGGACGCTTCCTCGAGCGCCTGTTCCGCCGCCCTGCTGCGCCGTCGCGACGGCCACGCCGACGAACTGATCTCCCGCTTCGCCCTGACCCCGCGGGAGCACACCCGACGCCTGCTGCCGATGGTCGACGAGGTGCTCGCCGAGGCGGGCCTCGCGGCCTCGGCGCTCGACGCCGTGGCCTACGGCCGAGGGCCGGGCTCCTTCACCGGGCTGCGCATCGCCGCCGGGGTCGCCCAGGGGCTCGCCTTCGGCCTCGACCGCCCGATGGTCGGCGTCTCGACCCTCGAGGCGCTGGCCCTGGGCGGACACCGCCGCCACCACTACCGCCGACTGATCACCGCCCTGGATGCTCGCATGGGGGAGATCTACGTGGCCGCCTGGCAGTGTCGCGACGGCCGCGTGGAGCCGCTCAGCGATGAGGCGGTGATGCCGCCCTCGCGGCTGCGCCTGCCCGCCCTCGAGGACGCTAGCCAGGGCAACGCCGACTGGATCGGCATCGGCTCCGGCTGGGGCCTCCGCGAGCAGATGCGCGTCGAGGTGCAGGCGGGGCTCAGCCTCTGCCTGCCCGAGGTCGAGGCCGAGGCCGCCGACATGGCGCTGCTGGCCATGGACGCGCTGGCGCGGGGCGAGGCCCGCCCGGCCCACGAGGTGCAGCCGGTCTACCTGCGTGACCAGGTCGCCTGGCAGAAGAGCCGATGAGCGCCGTCGCGGTTCGCGACCCGGCCCTCCATCCGCTGGCCCGGCGGTGGGGACTGCCCATGGCCGATGACGCCGGGGAGGCCGAGAGCGACGGCGACACCCTGACGCTGGCCCGCCAGGACGATCGCCTGGTGCTGGCCGGCGACCCGCGCCGCTACGGCCACCCCCTGGCGGTGGACTTCGTCGGCGGGCGCGCCGCCCACCGGCGACGCTTCGGCGGCGGTCGCGGCCAGCTCATCGCCCGGGCCTGCGGCCTGGCCAAGGGCGTCACGCCCTCGGTGGTGGACGCCACCGCGGGGCTCGGTCGCGACGCCTTCGTGCTGGCGAGCCTGGGCGCCGAGGTGCTGCTGGTGGAGCGGGTCGCGGCGATCGCCGCGCTCCTCGAGGACGGCCTGGCGCGGGCCCTGGCCGACCCCGAGACCCGCGAGATCGCCGCGCGCATGCGCCTGGCCCACGGCGATGCCGGCCGCGAGCTGGCGAGCCTGGTGGCGGGCGCCGGCGTGGCCCCCGAGGTGATCCACCTCGATCCGATGTTCCCCCACCGCGACAAGTCGGCGCTGGTCAAGAAGGAGATGCGCCTCTTCCGCACCCTGGCCGGCGACGACGCCGATGCCCCGCGGCTGCTCGAGGCGGCGCTGGACGTGGCGAGCCACCGGGTGGTGGTCAAGCGCCCGCGCAAGGCGCCGCCCCTGGCGGGCCCGCCGCCGCGCCACGTCATCGAGGACAAGACCAGCCGCTACGACCTCTACGTGCATCGCCGCCTGGGCGCCTGACCCCGGCCCCCGCCGCTCGGCCCGCGTCCCTCACCCATCACGCCTCATCCTGGCGGCTGACCAGCTGCAGGCGGTGGCGCAGCGCCGGGTCGAACAGCGCCCGGCTTTGCTCGGCCGCCTCGCGCAGCGTCGCGTCGAAGGTCAGGCGACCGTCGTCGACGCTGAGCCACTCGCCGGTCGCGAGGCTCTCCACCAGGCCGGTGAAGAGCCGCGCGTCGAAGAACTCCGGGGCGTCGCGGCCCGAGAGCAGGGCCAGCCGTTCGGCCAGCAGCCGGCTGCGCGCGGCGAGCCCCTCGGCGGTGAAGTGCCCCGAGGGCTCGCTCAACAGCACCGAGAGCAGCAGGTAGCCGCGCTCCAGCGAGGGCTGCATCAGTGCGCCCAGCATGTCGAGCTGCTCCCCGGCCGACAGCGACTCCCGGGGCCGTCGCCAGGCGTCGCCCTCGCGCTCCAGCAGGCCCTCTGCCGCCAGCGCCTCGAGCATGGCGGCCAGATCCATGGAGAGTGCCGGCGCGGGGGCGATGGCGAACTCCCGGGCCAGTATCGGCCAGCCGGGGGCGAGCAGGGCGGTGAGCGTCTCCAGGCGATGGCGGGCCTGGTGTCGGAAGGCGAAGGCCGTGAGGCCGGCCAGCGCGAAGAGGTGCAGGACGTTGTTGCGGTACCAGCCCAGCAGCCCGGCCTGGCGCTCGTCGGCGACGATGATGTCGCCCAGCGGATGGGGGTGACGACCGATCATGCCGAGGGCCTCGACCCGGGCGATCCACGCCTCGGGCGAGCCCGGCGGCAGGCTCGCGTCGCGCCCGCCCGGCCGGCGCCGCTGCAGGGCCACCAGCCGTTCCAGCTGCCGGGCCAGCAGCCCGGCCTCGATGGCACGGTGGGGCGTGGCCAGCAGCACCAGGGCCACCAGGTTGACCGGATTGAGCGCGGCGGCGGCGTTGATGCGCTGGGCGAGGGTCTCACCGAGGGCCGGCACCACCCGGGGGAGCCAGGTCGGGCGGGGCGATGCGAGGTCGTCGCGCCAGCCCGGCATCCTGGCATCCAGGAAGGCGGCGAGCGACAGCGGTTCGCCGACGTTCACGTCCACCCGCCCGTGGGACTGGCGCAGTCGGCGGGTCACGCCGAGCAGGGCCAGCGGCGACTCCTTGCGCTTCTCGGCCCCGCGCAGCTCGCGCTGGTAGCTGGCGTTCTCGAGTATGCGCTCGTAGCCGAGGTAGACGGGCACGAAGACGATGTCCCGGCCGCCCTCCCGATGGCTGCGCAGGAAGGAGCGCAGGGTCATGGCGAGCATCCCCGGTCGGGCCGGCAGCTGGCGGCCACTGCGCGAGCGGCCGCCCTCCATGAAGTACTCCAGCGGGTGGCCCCGGGACAGCAGGCGGTGCAGGTACTCGTTGAACACCGCGGCATAGAGGCGGTTGTCGCGGAAGCTCCGACGCATGAAGAAGGCGCCGCCGCGGCGCAGCAGCGGGCCGACCAGCGGCATGTCGAGGTTGCGCCCGGCGGCGATGTGCGGCGGCATCAGTCCCTCGCGGTAGAGCGCGTAGGAGAGCAGCAGGTAGTCGATGTGGCTGCGGTGGCAGGGCACGTAGACCAGGGTATGCTCGCCGGCCAGCGCCTTGACCCGCGCCAGGCCGCGCACCTCGACGCCGTCGTAGAGGCGGTGCCAGAGGCGCCGCAGGGCGCCGGCCATGAAGCGCATGACCGGGTAGGTCATGTCGGAGGCGATCTCCCGACCGTAGCGTCGGGCGCGCCGGGCGATCCGCGCTCGCGGCGTCGTCTCCGCCGTGGCGACCTCGCCGATGGCGCGCTGCACCTCGGCGCTGGCCACCACCCCGTCGATCAGGGTGCGCCGATGGGAGAGGTCGGGGCCCAGCACCCGGGTGCGGGTGCGCCGGAAATGCCCGCGCAGCAGCCGGGCCAGCTTGCGGTTGGTGAGCGCCGGGTCGCGCGGGTCATCGAGCTCGGAGAGGCGCAGCGGCGCGCCGAACTGCACCTCCACGTCGCGCCCGTTGACCGCCACCGAGAGCAGGCGACGCAGCCGGCCGGTGAGTCGCCAGCTGTCGGCGGCCAGCAGGTGCCAGAAGCCGAAGCGCTTGCCCGGGGCACGCCCCCAGAAGACGCTCAT includes the following:
- the aceF gene encoding pyruvate dehydrogenase complex dihydrolipoyllysine-residue acetyltransferase, which translates into the protein MSSEIIKVPDIGGDTDVEIIEIAVAEGDVIAPEDTLITLESDKASMDVPAPKGGKVLKVLVKEGDTVSEGDDIVEIEAEGGGDADAGGQEEAEPASEPEQAAEPAPAPEKPAAKSGGGTQTVEIKVPDLGGSADVEIIEVAVAEGDRVDVEDTLITLESDKASMDVPSPQGGKIVSLTVKEGDTVSEGDVIGTMEVEGEGGGEAAPAESAPAPAQSAPEAPAEEEPVSTGGAPERKEVRVPDLSGSADVPIIEIAASAGDEVDEEDPLITLESDKASMDVPSPYKGKLLELTVKEGDTVSEGDLIGYIEVAGTPVAGTPVAGTPVAGSKPVAQPAATAPEQKAEQPSQKAEAPAAKASGTPAGSPSPEAQMAAHKPRDGKLVHAGPAVRMLARELGVDLGLVTPSGPKERVLKEDVHAYVKQVMERQAQAPAAAAPAAAGGGIPPIPDQDFSQFGEVEEKPMGRLMKMGATNLHRSWVNLPHVTQFDEADISELEAFRKSMKAEAEAQGAKLTPLPFLIKACAFALRKYPQFNVSLKSDGETVVHKKYVHIGIAVDTPDGLMVPVIRNADRKSLIELAKESVELAGKAQSKKLKRDEMTGGCFTISSLGSIGGTAFTPIVNAPEVAILGISKAQMKPVWDGAAFQPRLMMPLSLSYDHRAVNGADAARFTAFLGQVLTDIRRLLL
- the adk gene encoding adenylate kinase; the encoded protein is MRLILLGAPGAGKGTQAQFICERFNIPQISTGDMLRAAVKEGSELGLKVKEIMNSGGLVSDDIIIALVKERISQPDCANGFLFDGFPRTIPQAQAMRDAEVRIDHVLEIAVDDEEIVKRLAGRRVHPGSGRVYHLEYQPPKEEGKDDVTGEALIQRDDDRESTVRNRLAVYHEQTAPLVDYYQQWAKEAPEAAPAYHRVEGVGSIDDITGQVIEALEG
- the tsaB gene encoding tRNA (adenosine(37)-N6)-threonylcarbamoyltransferase complex dimerization subunit type 1 TsaB; the protein is MPILLALDASSSACSAALLRRRDGHADELISRFALTPREHTRRLLPMVDEVLAEAGLAASALDAVAYGRGPGSFTGLRIAAGVAQGLAFGLDRPMVGVSTLEALALGGHRRHHYRRLITALDARMGEIYVAAWQCRDGRVEPLSDEAVMPPSRLRLPALEDASQGNADWIGIGSGWGLREQMRVEVQAGLSLCLPEVEAEAADMALLAMDALARGEARPAHEVQPVYLRDQVAWQKSR
- a CDS encoding class I SAM-dependent methyltransferase; translation: MSAVAVRDPALHPLARRWGLPMADDAGEAESDGDTLTLARQDDRLVLAGDPRRYGHPLAVDFVGGRAAHRRRFGGGRGQLIARACGLAKGVTPSVVDATAGLGRDAFVLASLGAEVLLVERVAAIAALLEDGLARALADPETREIAARMRLAHGDAGRELASLVAGAGVAPEVIHLDPMFPHRDKSALVKKEMRLFRTLAGDDADAPRLLEAALDVASHRVVVKRPRKAPPLAGPPPRHVIEDKTSRYDLYVHRRLGA
- the plsB gene encoding glycerol-3-phosphate 1-O-acyltransferase PlsB, coding for MGLARMLAGARRAALTPLVRRWTQTRLIEPAPEALPLEPTLPVLYVLSRPALSDTLLLETLALAHGLPGAGGRRRVGQLNPPACLALPAPGRRLWRRGRRPTAPFQPLIEQYRRDPAQDVQLVPMSVFWGRAPGKRFGFWHLLAADSWRLTGRLRRLLSVAVNGRDVEVQFGAPLRLSELDDPRDPALTNRKLARLLRGHFRRTRTRVLGPDLSHRRTLIDGVVASAEVQRAIGEVATAETTPRARIARRARRYGREIASDMTYPVMRFMAGALRRLWHRLYDGVEVRGLARVKALAGEHTLVYVPCHRSHIDYLLLSYALYREGLMPPHIAAGRNLDMPLVGPLLRRGGAFFMRRSFRDNRLYAAVFNEYLHRLLSRGHPLEYFMEGGRSRSGRQLPARPGMLAMTLRSFLRSHREGGRDIVFVPVYLGYERILENASYQRELRGAEKRKESPLALLGVTRRLRQSHGRVDVNVGEPLSLAAFLDARMPGWRDDLASPRPTWLPRVVPALGETLAQRINAAAALNPVNLVALVLLATPHRAIEAGLLARQLERLVALQRRRPGGRDASLPPGSPEAWIARVEALGMIGRHPHPLGDIIVADERQAGLLGWYRNNVLHLFALAGLTAFAFRHQARHRLETLTALLAPGWPILAREFAIAPAPALSMDLAAMLEALAAEGLLEREGDAWRRPRESLSAGEQLDMLGALMQPSLERGYLLLSVLLSEPSGHFTAEGLAARSRLLAERLALLSGRDAPEFFDARLFTGLVESLATGEWLSVDDGRLTFDATLREAAEQSRALFDPALRHRLQLVSRQDEA